From Candidatus Woesearchaeota archaeon, one genomic window encodes:
- a CDS encoding 50S ribosomal protein L3, translated as MPRAHAPRRGSLQFWPRKRARRILARVRTWSLPSDAKPAGFAGYKVAMAHATATNNTPDAMTKGEKISVPITIVECPPIKIASVVLYRKFGYGIAPSTQILSKSLDKELRRKIPFPKKEQKTAIENININDYVDVKALVYTQPKLTGIGKKKPDVFELALGGSLQDKFNWIKEHINKEIRISDVFKDGQLVDIHAVTKGKGYQGPVKRFGVNLRSHKAEKTKRGPGSLGGWMGQQHFMWRVAHAGKMGFHQRTEYNKMLLKISDDKTINPRGGFLRYGLIDNDYVLVKGSIMGPAKRILLLTRALKPTTGAAKESFEIERVIMK; from the coding sequence ATGCCTAGAGCACATGCGCCGAGAAGGGGAAGCTTGCAGTTTTGGCCGAGGAAAAGGGCCAGAAGAATTTTAGCTAGAGTCAGGACTTGGTCTTTGCCCAGCGATGCAAAACCTGCAGGATTTGCAGGATATAAAGTGGCCATGGCTCATGCTACAGCAACCAACAACACGCCTGATGCGATGACAAAGGGCGAGAAGATATCTGTGCCAATAACAATTGTTGAATGCCCTCCGATCAAGATTGCTTCAGTTGTTCTATACAGAAAATTCGGATATGGCATTGCCCCATCTACACAAATCTTATCAAAATCACTTGACAAGGAACTGAGAAGAAAAATTCCTTTTCCAAAAAAAGAACAGAAAACTGCTATTGAGAATATCAATATCAACGACTATGTTGATGTAAAAGCGCTTGTTTACACGCAGCCGAAATTAACAGGCATTGGAAAAAAGAAGCCTGATGTTTTTGAGCTTGCTTTGGGTGGAAGTTTGCAGGACAAATTCAATTGGATCAAGGAGCACATAAATAAAGAGATAAGGATAAGCGATGTTTTTAAAGATGGCCAGCTGGTTGACATTCATGCTGTTACAAAAGGCAAGGGCTATCAGGGCCCGGTAAAAAGATTCGGAGTAAATTTAAGGTCGCACAAGGCAGAAAAAACAAAAAGAGGGCCAGGATCATTAGGCGGATGGATGGGCCAGCAGCATTTCATGTGGAGAGTTGCGCATGCCGGAAAAATGGGATTTCATCAAAGGACAGAATACAACAAAATGCTGCTGAAAATATCGGATGATAAGACAATAAACCCCAGAGGCGGATTTTTAAGATATGGGTTGATTGATAATGATTATGTTTTAGTCAAAGGTTCTATTATGGGGCCTGCCAAACGAATCCTGCTTTTGACTCGTGCATTGAAGCCGACCACGGGAGCAGCAAAAGAGTCATTTGAAATCGAAAGAGTGATTATGAAATGA
- the rplD gene encoding 50S ribosomal protein L4, whose amino-acid sequence MKVPILSLTNNEIGKKELPQQFNEPVRFDLIGRAVLAIQANKRQPYGAKFEAGQRAVGKLSRRRRDYKGSYGIGISRVPRKIMSGKGSRWNWVGAVAPGTVGGRRAHPPKPSKDWTKKVNKKENRKAIRSALAAVMSKEFVKHVPENYPFIIETKFESLKKTKDVIEALIKLGFSNELERAEERTIRAGKGKMRGRKYRTKKSVLFVVSKKCELMSAANNILGSDIAEVRNINAELLAPGIRPRIVLFTEAAIDEFDKNKLFM is encoded by the coding sequence ATGAAAGTTCCAATATTGAGCTTAACCAATAATGAAATTGGCAAAAAGGAATTGCCGCAGCAGTTTAATGAGCCTGTAAGATTTGATCTGATAGGCAGGGCAGTGCTTGCAATACAGGCAAATAAAAGACAGCCTTATGGAGCTAAATTTGAAGCTGGGCAGCGGGCAGTGGGAAAGCTGTCAAGAAGAAGAAGAGATTACAAGGGATCTTATGGCATAGGAATTTCAAGAGTGCCGAGAAAGATAATGAGCGGAAAGGGCTCCAGGTGGAATTGGGTTGGAGCAGTTGCTCCAGGAACTGTAGGCGGAAGAAGGGCGCATCCGCCAAAGCCTTCGAAAGACTGGACAAAAAAAGTAAACAAAAAGGAGAACAGAAAAGCGATAAGATCTGCATTGGCTGCTGTTATGAGCAAAGAATTTGTGAAACATGTTCCTGAAAATTATCCATTCATAATTGAAACAAAATTCGAATCATTAAAGAAGACAAAAGATGTCATCGAGGCATTAATCAAGCTTGGCTTTTCAAATGAGCTTGAAAGAGCAGAAGAAAGGACAATAAGAGCGGGCAAGGGAAAAATGCGCGGCAGAAAATACAGAACAAAGAAAAGCGTGCTTTTTGTCGTTTCAAAAAAATGCGAGCTGATGAGCGCAGCAAATAACATTTTAGGATCAGATATAGCTGAAGTGAGAAACATAAATGCAGAATTATTGGCGCCGGGAATAAGGCCGAGGATAGTATTATTCACAGAAGCTGCAATAGATGAGTTTGATAAAAATAAATTATTCATGTAA
- a CDS encoding zinc metalloprotease HtpX: MGFFNQFKTAILLGILAAILIWIGSFFGTQGLVIGFAFAVLINVLTYFFSDKLVLLMYQAKPASKKEYPELHSIVEEISHKAGIPKPKVYIIQNESPNAFATGRNPKNAVVACTTGILKLLNKEELKGVIAHEISHVKNRDILIATIAATIAAVISYLAMMARYAGMFGGSRDRDNGRMFELLVLGILTPIIATLIQLAISRSREYIADSSAAKTIGSGTGLASALEKLKEGVKKVPFRNANKATMSLFIVNPLSAQGFLNLFSTHPPLDERISRLKKL, translated from the coding sequence ATGGGGTTTTTCAACCAGTTCAAAACCGCAATCTTATTAGGTATTTTAGCAGCCATTCTCATCTGGATCGGCTCTTTTTTTGGAACGCAGGGATTGGTCATTGGCTTTGCATTTGCAGTTCTCATTAATGTATTGACGTACTTCTTTTCAGACAAGCTTGTTCTTTTAATGTATCAGGCAAAGCCTGCTTCTAAAAAAGAATATCCTGAACTGCATTCAATAGTTGAAGAAATTTCACATAAGGCAGGAATCCCAAAGCCAAAAGTTTACATTATCCAGAATGAAAGCCCGAATGCATTTGCAACAGGCAGGAATCCTAAAAATGCAGTTGTTGCATGCACCACAGGAATTTTAAAATTATTGAATAAGGAAGAATTAAAAGGAGTTATTGCCCATGAAATATCACACGTCAAAAACAGGGATATCTTGATTGCAACAATAGCGGCAACAATTGCTGCTGTGATATCTTATCTTGCAATGATGGCAAGGTATGCAGGAATGTTTGGCGGAAGCCGCGACAGGGATAACGGCAGAATGTTTGAATTGCTTGTTTTAGGGATTTTAACTCCAATAATTGCAACATTAATACAATTGGCGATTTCAAGGTCAAGGGAATACATTGCAGATTCATCTGCTGCAAAAACAATCGGATCAGGAACAGGATTGGCATCTGCATTGGAAAAGCTGAAAGAAGGAGTTAAAAAAGTTCCGTTCAGGAATGCGAACAAGGCTACAATGTCCTTATTCATTGTAAATCCTCTTTCAGCCCAGGGATTTTTAAATTTATTTTCTACTCATCCGCCATTGGATGAGAGGATCAGTAGACTAAAGAAACTATAG
- a CDS encoding translation initiation factor has protein sequence MSEICSKCGLPKELCVCETIAKETQKIIVALEKKKFNKVYTVIEGVDSKEIDMKELIKNLKSQFACGGTIKRGKVELQGDHKQKVKEALVRLGFAPETIEVQ, from the coding sequence ATGAGCGAAATATGCTCTAAGTGCGGATTGCCGAAAGAACTTTGCGTCTGCGAAACAATAGCTAAAGAAACCCAGAAAATAATAGTGGCACTGGAGAAGAAGAAATTCAATAAGGTGTATACAGTGATTGAGGGCGTTGACAGCAAAGAAATCGACATGAAAGAGCTGATCAAGAACCTAAAAAGCCAGTTTGCCTGCGGCGGAACAATAAAACGCGGAAAGGTTGAACTTCAGGGAGACCACAAGCAAAAGGTAAAGGAAGCATTGGTTCGTTTGGGATTCGCGCCAGAAACAATCGAAGTGCAATAA
- a CDS encoding 30S ribosomal protein S19 produces MVKKDFTYRGKTTEELKRMSLNELAQILPSRPRRTIKRGFTDSQKKLLEKIRKNEPNIETHCRNMLVLPEMFGMMIKIHNGKEFVPVVIQDEMLGHSLGEFAQTRKKVQHGAPGIGATKSSASLSVK; encoded by the coding sequence ATGGTTAAGAAAGATTTCACTTACAGAGGAAAAACAACTGAAGAATTGAAAAGAATGAGCCTGAATGAGCTGGCGCAGATACTGCCCTCAAGGCCGAGAAGAACTATAAAGCGCGGCTTTACAGACAGCCAGAAAAAACTGCTTGAAAAAATAAGAAAAAATGAGCCCAATATAGAAACTCACTGCAGGAATATGCTTGTGCTGCCTGAGATGTTTGGAATGATGATAAAAATCCACAACGGAAAGGAATTCGTTCCGGTAGTAATACAGGATGAGATGCTCGGGCATTCTCTTGGTGAATTTGCCCAGACAAGAAAAAAAGTGCAGCATGGCGCTCCTGGAATCGGGGCAACAAAATCATCCGCGAGCTTATCAGTGAAATAA
- the rpmC gene encoding 50S ribosomal protein L29 produces the protein MKFKELKLMSEADLKEKSNEIRKELMKLNSQVAMGTIIKNPGQIKGIKKTIARIKTILKTKEVKK, from the coding sequence ATGAAATTTAAAGAGCTGAAGTTAATGAGTGAAGCTGATTTGAAAGAGAAGAGCAATGAAATAAGAAAAGAACTCATGAAATTAAATTCACAGGTTGCAATGGGGACAATAATAAAGAACCCGGGCCAGATAAAAGGCATTAAAAAAACAATTGCAAGAATAAAAACAATATTGAAAACCAAGGAGGTTAAGAAATAA
- a CDS encoding 50S ribosomal protein L23, with protein METDQIIKYPLSTEKSIRLMDSENKLVFVVDRKAKKAEIKKAIEEMFKVKVDDVSTLIGPDGKKKAYIKFNRENPAINVATKLGLM; from the coding sequence ATGGAAACAGACCAAATAATCAAATACCCGCTGTCGACAGAAAAATCGATACGGCTGATGGATTCAGAGAACAAGCTAGTTTTTGTTGTAGATAGAAAGGCAAAAAAAGCGGAGATAAAAAAGGCAATTGAAGAGATGTTCAAGGTCAAGGTTGATGATGTTAGCACGCTTATTGGCCCGGATGGGAAGAAAAAGGCATATATCAAGTTCAATAGGGAAAATCCAGCAATAAATGTTGCAACAAAGCTCGGGCTTATGTGA
- a CDS encoding 50S ribosomal protein L2, with protein sequence MGKNLIQQKRGKGSSTYRAPAFRYEGDIKYLPLSENITGGKITDIIHSSGHSGPLLKIKYDNGKDGHNIAPEGVRVNDMIQVGQAAEVKPGAIMSLKDIPEGTSIYNIEVIPGDGGKFCRASGASAKILSKIKNHVLVQLPSKKEKLFHFNCRASVGIVAGSGRVDKPFIKAGGRFYWKRARNKLYPKISGIAQNAVNHPFGGSRSSKKNKPSTVSRNAPPGRKVGLIAAKRTGRHKR encoded by the coding sequence ATGGGAAAGAATCTAATTCAGCAAAAGCGGGGAAAGGGAAGCTCAACTTACAGGGCGCCAGCATTTCGCTATGAAGGAGATATTAAGTACCTGCCGCTCTCTGAAAATATTACTGGAGGAAAAATAACAGATATAATCCATTCAAGCGGCCACTCAGGGCCCTTATTGAAAATAAAATATGACAACGGAAAAGACGGCCATAATATTGCGCCAGAAGGCGTAAGGGTGAATGATATGATACAGGTTGGCCAGGCAGCTGAGGTAAAACCAGGAGCCATAATGAGCTTAAAAGACATCCCTGAGGGAACATCTATATATAACATAGAAGTAATCCCTGGAGACGGAGGAAAATTTTGCAGGGCATCAGGCGCATCCGCAAAAATACTTTCAAAAATAAAAAATCATGTTTTGGTGCAGCTTCCTTCAAAGAAGGAAAAATTATTTCACTTCAACTGCAGGGCAAGCGTTGGCATAGTTGCCGGCAGCGGAAGGGTTGACAAGCCTTTTATAAAAGCAGGAGGCAGATTTTACTGGAAGAGAGCAAGAAACAAGCTTTATCCGAAGATTTCAGGAATTGCGCAGAATGCAGTCAATCACCCATTCGGCGGAAGCAGGTCATCAAAGAAGAACAAGCCATCTACTGTTTCGAGAAATGCCCCTCCTGGAAGAAAGGTTGGATTGATAGCAGCCAAGAGAACGGGAAGGCACAAGAGGTAA
- a CDS encoding DNA primase small subunit domain-containing protein — protein MIDPIALFNYYKRPEIQREIIRLSKDREVAVKFSDKGFGKRPDALNYASDVIELVKQGATSFHASEELWKNPLQLEPTLKRSDLDKLRIGWDLVIDIDCEMLDYSKIAADLVVKAIKHHGIKNVNVKFSGNHGFHIALPFESFPEKVQNQDTKTLFPDGPRKMALYLEEMIKSPLAKAMLKKYDINEVAKQTKKSYKDLVKNNVFNPFEIIKIDTLLISSRHLFRMPYCFNEKSGLISVPVDPDKILEFDKEEAKPENVKVSNFRFLDKTNAENGEAKSLIVQAFDFGIKKEEQMEKTGRKFEEITTAIPEQFFPPCIKLILKGVEDGRKRSLFVLVNFLTSAGWDYEKIEELLRKWNKNNREELREVYLIGQVRYHKQQKKKILPPNCINKGYYLDIGVCKPDELCKTIKNPVNYAKKRARYVSRDKKEQPL, from the coding sequence ATGATAGATCCAATAGCGCTGTTCAATTACTATAAAAGGCCTGAAATACAGAGAGAAATAATAAGACTGTCGAAAGACCGAGAGGTAGCTGTAAAATTCAGCGATAAGGGATTTGGAAAAAGGCCTGATGCATTGAATTACGCAAGCGATGTAATTGAACTTGTGAAGCAGGGAGCTACAAGCTTTCATGCATCTGAAGAGCTGTGGAAGAATCCTTTGCAGCTAGAGCCGACTTTGAAAAGAAGCGATCTGGATAAGCTAAGAATCGGATGGGATTTAGTTATTGATATTGACTGTGAAATGCTGGATTACAGCAAGATAGCGGCTGATTTGGTTGTAAAGGCGATAAAACACCACGGCATAAAAAATGTCAATGTAAAATTCTCAGGGAATCACGGATTTCATATTGCACTTCCATTTGAATCATTTCCTGAGAAGGTGCAGAATCAGGATACAAAAACATTGTTTCCCGATGGGCCGAGAAAAATGGCGCTTTATCTCGAGGAGATGATAAAATCACCTCTTGCAAAAGCAATGCTCAAAAAATATGACATCAACGAAGTTGCAAAGCAGACAAAAAAAAGCTACAAGGATCTTGTCAAAAATAATGTTTTCAATCCGTTTGAAATAATAAAAATCGACACTTTACTTATTTCATCACGGCACCTCTTCAGAATGCCTTACTGCTTCAATGAAAAATCAGGATTGATTTCTGTTCCAGTTGATCCTGATAAAATACTGGAATTCGACAAAGAAGAAGCAAAGCCTGAAAATGTCAAGGTTTCAAATTTTAGGTTTTTAGATAAAACAAATGCGGAAAATGGAGAAGCTAAAAGCCTTATAGTGCAGGCATTTGATTTTGGCATTAAAAAAGAAGAGCAAATGGAAAAAACAGGGAGAAAGTTCGAAGAAATAACAACGGCAATTCCAGAGCAGTTCTTTCCGCCGTGCATAAAACTCATATTAAAGGGAGTGGAAGATGGAAGAAAAAGGTCGCTTTTTGTTTTGGTTAATTTTTTGACATCTGCTGGCTGGGATTATGAAAAGATAGAAGAATTGCTGAGAAAATGGAACAAAAACAACAGGGAAGAACTGAGAGAGGTGTATCTTATCGGCCAAGTGAGGTATCACAAACAGCAGAAAAAGAAGATACTGCCGCCGAACTGCATAAATAAGGGATATTATCTCGATATCGGGGTGTGCAAGCCTGATGAGCTATGCAAGACTATAAAGAATCCAGTGAATTATGCAAAGAAGAGGGCAAGATATGTGAGCAGAGATAAAAAAGAGCAACCTTTATAA
- a CDS encoding 30S ribosomal protein S3 translates to MIERKIINDRIKEFQIQEFIGQNLSKVGHSHTKMVRTPLGEKIIIFASRPGLIVGKKGANIKKLTKNLKKKFNLENPQIEISEVENIFLDPQIVAERIANALEVFGANKFKAVGHKTMMEVMGAGALGIEILISGKLPSARAKRWRFYMGYLKKCGDAAISGIKKAYAQAQLKSGIIGVQVRIMPPDMVLPDKIKFRVLSEEAEAGEKKAEEKSEMKETEAGAEKIQEQKTAEPKKPRGRKKKPQNGDGSGNAKDFQESQEEKPKVENEI, encoded by the coding sequence ATGATTGAGAGAAAAATAATCAATGACAGGATAAAGGAATTCCAGATTCAGGAGTTTATAGGTCAGAATCTGAGCAAAGTGGGGCACAGCCATACAAAAATGGTGCGCACGCCTTTGGGCGAGAAGATAATAATATTTGCATCAAGGCCCGGCCTGATTGTAGGCAAAAAAGGCGCAAATATTAAGAAGCTGACTAAAAACCTGAAGAAGAAGTTCAATCTGGAAAATCCTCAGATCGAGATTTCAGAGGTTGAAAACATATTCCTTGATCCGCAGATTGTTGCCGAGAGGATCGCAAATGCGCTCGAAGTGTTTGGCGCCAACAAGTTCAAGGCTGTCGGCCACAAAACAATGATGGAAGTGATGGGCGCCGGCGCACTAGGCATTGAAATACTGATTTCAGGAAAATTACCGAGCGCTCGCGCGAAAAGATGGAGATTTTACATGGGTTATCTGAAGAAATGCGGAGATGCTGCAATATCCGGCATAAAGAAGGCATACGCGCAGGCACAGCTGAAATCAGGAATAATAGGCGTGCAGGTCAGAATAATGCCGCCTGATATGGTGCTGCCTGACAAAATAAAATTCAGGGTACTGAGTGAAGAGGCGGAAGCCGGGGAAAAGAAAGCTGAAGAAAAAAGCGAAATGAAAGAAACAGAGGCAGGTGCTGAAAAAATCCAAGAGCAAAAAACAGCAGAACCAAAAAAGCCAAGGGGAAGAAAGAAAAAGCCGCAGAATGGGGATGGCTCCGGGAATGCAAAAGATTTTCAAGAATCACAAGAAGAAAAACCGAAGGTAGAAAATGAAATTTAA
- a CDS encoding HD domain-containing protein: protein MPEIIRKKQFIKDFKQDQIVNDIFVVKFKKPIEPYKNGYKFELRLGDSSREIMYKYWGPPEEAKVKFLYDMIKPDDVVLAQGRVNEWKGQFEISANEENKIKILSKNEYDIRDFVRMSSKPIEEMFKELMSYVGKIENKELKKLLEYFFNDENFAKRFRESPAAMYIHHGWVGGLLEHTLSVVKLCEDIFKIHDGMDRDLLITGAILHDIGKLEEFAVTTSIKVSTKGMLLGHVTIGIEMLLKAMEQLKTPEEIKLKILHIIITHMGEYGSNKLPSFPEALTIYYADELDAKVLQMREIKETAQTEDDYFYHKDFGNVYLR from the coding sequence ATGCCAGAAATAATAAGGAAAAAGCAGTTCATAAAAGATTTCAAGCAGGATCAGATAGTCAATGACATCTTTGTTGTAAAGTTCAAAAAGCCGATCGAGCCTTACAAGAACGGGTACAAGTTTGAATTAAGGCTGGGAGACAGCTCAAGGGAGATCATGTACAAGTACTGGGGCCCGCCTGAAGAGGCAAAGGTAAAATTTCTTTATGATATGATCAAGCCGGATGATGTTGTTTTAGCGCAGGGAAGAGTAAATGAATGGAAAGGCCAATTTGAAATATCTGCGAATGAGGAAAACAAAATCAAGATCCTTTCAAAAAACGAGTATGATATAAGGGATTTCGTAAGGATGAGCTCAAAGCCAATTGAAGAAATGTTCAAGGAACTGATGAGTTATGTTGGAAAAATAGAAAACAAGGAATTAAAAAAGCTATTGGAATATTTTTTCAATGATGAAAATTTTGCAAAACGATTCAGGGAAAGCCCTGCTGCGATGTACATACATCACGGATGGGTTGGAGGATTGCTGGAACACACATTAAGCGTTGTAAAGCTGTGCGAGGATATTTTTAAGATTCATGACGGAATGGACAGGGATCTTTTGATAACAGGAGCCATCCTGCACGATATAGGCAAACTAGAGGAATTCGCTGTCACAACAAGCATCAAAGTATCGACAAAAGGAATGCTTCTCGGCCATGTTACAATAGGAATTGAGATGCTGTTAAAGGCAATGGAGCAGCTAAAAACTCCGGAAGAAATAAAATTGAAAATCCTGCACATCATAATAACGCATATGGGGGAGTATGGAAGCAACAAGCTGCCATCATTCCCAGAAGCATTAACAATATATTACGCTGACGAGCTTGATGCAAAAGTTCTGCAGATGCGCGAAATAAAGGAAACAGCGCAGACAGAAGATGATTATTTCTACCATAAGGATTTCGGGAATGTGTATTTGAGATAA
- a CDS encoding 30S ribosomal protein S17, with protein MDKSKNIGIKVKSPEKTCDDRHCPFHGSLKARGRIFTASVIAAKSNKSATVEWERRVLIKKYERYEKRRTQIRVHNPPCIDAKEGDVVKIVECRPISKTKKFVIIEKVEKNASA; from the coding sequence ATGGATAAAAGCAAAAACATAGGAATCAAAGTAAAATCACCGGAAAAAACATGCGATGATAGGCATTGCCCTTTTCACGGCAGCCTAAAAGCAAGAGGCAGGATTTTCACAGCCAGTGTCATTGCTGCAAAATCCAATAAATCCGCCACAGTAGAATGGGAAAGGCGTGTGCTGATAAAAAAATATGAAAGATATGAAAAAAGGAGAACGCAGATAAGGGTTCACAATCCTCCTTGCATAGACGCAAAAGAAGGCGATGTTGTGAAGATTGTTGAATGCAGGCCAATAAGCAAAACAAAAAAATTTGTAATAATCGAGAAGGTTGAGAAGAATGCAAGCGCTTAA
- the rplV gene encoding 50S ribosomal protein L22 → MAKYKYASKIENEKNAKAVGRDLPASLKHSVEVCNLIRNKTVEKAKKTLMDVIEKKEAVPYRKFQQDLAHRKNIGPGRFPVKTCENILETLKAAEANAVFKGLGKDLFIKSIVPQRAAKQWHYGRKRRRHMKRAHIEIVLESGTPKEIKKVFRPFKRMRHMARR, encoded by the coding sequence ATGGCAAAATACAAATACGCTTCAAAAATTGAAAACGAGAAAAATGCAAAGGCAGTCGGAAGAGACTTGCCAGCTTCGCTAAAACATTCAGTGGAAGTCTGCAATCTGATAAGAAACAAAACTGTTGAAAAAGCAAAGAAGACTCTGATGGATGTGATCGAAAAAAAGGAAGCTGTTCCTTACAGAAAATTCCAGCAGGATCTTGCTCACAGAAAAAATATCGGCCCAGGAAGGTTTCCTGTAAAGACATGCGAAAATATACTTGAAACGCTGAAAGCAGCAGAAGCGAATGCTGTATTTAAGGGGCTGGGAAAAGACCTTTTCATAAAAAGCATTGTTCCGCAAAGAGCAGCCAAGCAGTGGCACTATGGAAGAAAAAGAAGAAGGCACATGAAGAGAGCTCATATCGAGATTGTTTTGGAAAGCGGAACTCCGAAAGAAATAAAGAAGGTATTCAGGCCGTTCAAAAGAATGAGGCACATGGCAAGAAGATGA
- a CDS encoding toprim domain-containing protein gives MEDLNEWVEKINDDGSLIIVEGIKDKKALEEIGVKNKIMMLSKKPIFSVIEDASANKKAVILTDLDKEGKKLYGILKDGLSRHGVVVDNKFREFLFRETKIRQIEGLTL, from the coding sequence ATGGAAGATTTAAATGAATGGGTGGAAAAAATAAATGACGATGGCTCTTTGATCATTGTCGAGGGCATAAAGGATAAAAAGGCATTGGAGGAGATTGGGGTTAAAAACAAAATAATGATGTTGAGCAAAAAGCCCATATTCTCAGTCATAGAAGATGCTTCTGCCAATAAAAAAGCAGTCATACTGACTGATCTCGACAAAGAAGGAAAAAAGCTTTATGGGATATTGAAGGATGGCCTTTCAAGGCACGGCGTTGTAGTTGACAACAAATTCAGGGAATTCCTGTTCAGGGAAACCAAGATAAGGCAGATTGAAGGGTTAACTTTATAA
- a CDS encoding 30S ribosomal protein S4e: MKKHLKRLAAPKSWPIKRKGTKFITRPLAGAHSLELGTPLTIILKDILGIAKNNKEVKHILNSKEILVDGKRRKEPRFLVGLMDVLSIPETKENFRVLLDKKGRLRLAKISEDEAKIKLSKIINKTIMCGGKMQLNLGDGRNVLVEKNDYKSNDVLVLNLPDQKIISALKFEKGASAYTTGGKHTAELAVIEEIKGDTIALNSKGKKFEAKKEHCFVVGKEKQLIKTE; this comes from the coding sequence ATGAAAAAACACCTAAAAAGACTGGCAGCGCCAAAGTCGTGGCCAATTAAAAGGAAAGGGACGAAATTTATTACAAGGCCTTTAGCCGGGGCTCATTCGCTCGAATTAGGCACACCACTAACGATAATATTAAAGGATATATTGGGCATTGCAAAAAACAACAAGGAAGTGAAGCATATCCTGAACAGCAAAGAGATATTGGTGGATGGAAAAAGAAGAAAAGAGCCGCGTTTCCTTGTCGGCCTGATGGATGTCCTTTCAATACCTGAGACAAAAGAGAATTTCAGAGTATTGCTCGATAAAAAAGGAAGGCTTAGGCTGGCCAAAATAAGCGAGGATGAAGCGAAAATAAAATTGTCCAAAATAATAAACAAAACTATAATGTGCGGCGGCAAGATGCAGCTGAACCTTGGCGACGGCAGAAATGTTTTAGTTGAAAAAAACGATTATAAATCCAATGATGTGCTTGTTTTGAATTTGCCTGATCAGAAAATAATCAGCGCGCTGAAATTTGAAAAGGGGGCAAGCGCTTATACAACTGGCGGGAAGCACACCGCTGAATTGGCAGTTATCGAAGAAATAAAAGGCGATACTATAGCTCTGAACTCAAAAGGCAAAAAATTTGAAGCCAAAAAAGAGCATTGCTTTGTCGTGGGAAAGGAAAAGCAGCTAATAAAAACTGAATGA
- a CDS encoding 50S ribosomal protein L14 — MQALKARVNRGLQQGSSVDVCDNSGAKLLKVVSVINTKNTKGRRVSAGVADLILASVKRGKPEMRKQVVYAVIVRQRKEYRRPDGLRVKFEDNAAVVLKDEKGNPKGTLLKGPIAKEIVERWPMVAKIATIVA, encoded by the coding sequence ATGCAAGCGCTTAAAGCAAGGGTCAATAGGGGGCTTCAGCAAGGCTCTTCTGTAGACGTATGCGACAACTCGGGAGCCAAGCTGCTCAAGGTAGTTTCAGTGATAAATACAAAAAATACCAAAGGAAGGCGTGTAAGCGCTGGCGTTGCTGACCTAATACTGGCATCAGTTAAAAGGGGCAAGCCGGAAATGAGAAAACAGGTCGTGTATGCCGTCATAGTAAGGCAGAGAAAAGAGTACAGAAGGCCTGATGGGCTAAGGGTAAAATTCGAAGACAATGCGGCTGTTGTTTTAAAGGATGAAAAAGGAAATCCAAAAGGAACTTTGCTTAAGGGGCCTATTGCAAAAGAGATTGTAGAAAGGTGGCCAATGGTCGCAAAGATAGCGACGATTGTAGCGTAA